In Granulicatella elegans, one genomic interval encodes:
- a CDS encoding NAD(P)H-dependent oxidoreductase, translating into MKFVGIVGSNAELSYNRKLLQFIQREFKLKFELEVLEIDEVPVFNQDEKWDDSFQLRYLYNKITRADGVIIATPEHNHTITASLKSVLEWLSYKVHPFENKPVMIVGASYHDQGTSRAQVHLRKILDAPGVNAYTLPGNEFLLGKAKEAFDNNGNITNEGTVKFLESCLDNFVKYVEVVSKLKKPKPIAPEDLYCTNPIATTIQGVDPDDPDWVEKAAEIVGAVSGDTYVKLDHGILTVNQIDMFLKAMPFELTYADDNNQFLYYNNAHQEPSTMFGKRVRVQAGSRLGTVHASLPPARMKNVEWVVGVLRNGDQEYVRTIVPGQPEGVINTHNYKAMYYPDGSYAGINEIIFNFQPWLDWYLETTGQRLVGGNAPAVAGHGSHGSADATSGASSDTPSHGSADATSSASN; encoded by the coding sequence ATGAAATTTGTAGGGATTGTAGGTTCAAATGCTGAACTATCTTATAACCGTAAATTATTACAATTCATTCAACGTGAATTTAAATTAAAATTTGAATTAGAAGTTTTGGAAATCGATGAAGTTCCAGTATTTAATCAAGATGAAAAATGGGATGACAGTTTCCAATTACGTTATTTATATAACAAAATTACACGTGCTGACGGTGTTATTATTGCAACACCAGAACACAATCATACAATTACAGCATCACTAAAAAGCGTTTTAGAATGGTTATCTTATAAAGTACACCCATTTGAAAACAAACCAGTTATGATTGTAGGTGCTTCCTATCACGATCAAGGAACATCACGTGCGCAAGTACATTTACGTAAAATTTTAGATGCTCCAGGTGTAAATGCTTATACATTACCAGGAAATGAATTTTTATTAGGAAAAGCTAAAGAAGCATTTGATAATAACGGGAATATCACAAATGAAGGAACAGTGAAATTCTTAGAATCTTGTTTAGATAACTTTGTAAAATATGTGGAGGTAGTTTCTAAATTGAAAAAACCAAAACCAATTGCTCCAGAAGATTTATATTGTACAAATCCAATTGCAACAACGATTCAAGGCGTTGACCCAGATGATCCAGATTGGGTAGAAAAAGCAGCAGAAATCGTTGGCGCTGTTTCAGGAGATACTTATGTAAAATTAGACCACGGTATCTTAACAGTTAACCAAATTGATATGTTCTTAAAAGCAATGCCATTTGAGTTAACATATGCAGATGATAACAACCAATTCTTGTATTATAATAACGCTCACCAAGAACCAAGCACAATGTTTGGTAAACGTGTACGTGTCCAAGCGGGTAGCAGATTAGGAACTGTGCACGCTTCATTACCACCAGCAAGAATGAAAAACGTTGAGTGGGTTGTAGGCGTATTACGTAATGGTGATCAAGAGTACGTTCGTACAATTGTTCCAGGACAACCAGAAGGAGTTATTAATACTCATAACTATAAAGCAATGTACTATCCAGATGGTTCATATGCAGGAATTAACGAAATTATCTTTAACTTCCAACCATGGTTAGATTGGTATTTAGAAACAACTGGTCAACGTTTAGTTGGAGGAAATGCTCCAGCTGTAGCAGGACATGGTTCTCACGGAAGCGCGGATGCAACTTCAGGTGCTTCATCTGATACTCCAAGTCATGGTTCAGCAGACGCAACTTCAAGTGCAAGTAACTAA
- a CDS encoding NADPH-dependent FMN reductase, with protein MTKFIALVGTNSQRSTNRTLLQYMQKHFADKVEIELVEIKDIPLFNKPANKQVPELVTEIAAKIEASEGVIIGTPEYDHAIPAVLMSALAWLSYGIHPLLNKPVMITGASYGTLGSSRAQLQLRQILDSPELKANVMPGSEFLLSHSLQAFDKKGDLIDLDTIKKLDALFDDFRLFVKITQKLRSAQDLLHKEAENFDWENI; from the coding sequence ATGACAAAATTTATTGCACTTGTAGGAACAAACTCACAACGTTCTACAAACCGTACTTTATTACAATATATGCAAAAACATTTTGCAGATAAAGTTGAAATTGAATTAGTGGAAATTAAAGATATTCCATTATTCAACAAACCAGCAAACAAACAAGTTCCAGAACTTGTAACAGAAATTGCTGCTAAAATTGAAGCATCTGAAGGAGTAATTATTGGTACTCCAGAATATGACCACGCTATTCCAGCTGTATTAATGAGCGCTTTAGCATGGTTATCATATGGCATTCATCCATTATTAAATAAACCTGTAATGATTACAGGAGCATCTTATGGAACATTAGGTTCATCTCGTGCTCAATTACAATTACGCCAAATTTTGGACTCTCCAGAATTAAAAGCAAATGTTATGCCAGGATCTGAGTTCTTATTATCTCACTCACTTCAAGCATTTGATAAAAAAGGTGATTTAATCGATTTAGATACAATCAAAAAATTAGATGCATTATTTGATGATTTCCGTTTATTTGTGAAAATTACTCAAAAATTAAGAAGTGCTCAAGATTTATTACACAAAGAAGCAGAAAACTTTGATTGGGAAAATATTTAA
- a CDS encoding FAD:protein FMN transferase, whose protein sequence is MQKERGNCLQSASHSLRLMGASITLTIFHEDAQSLLLQSEQLLHLYKNRFSANDADSELMAINLQAGKKSVRVHPELFELIALGKKHSIATNSYLNIAIGPLVQTWRIGFSDAKLPSKEEIQTLLPITNPEEIVLEDSKQEVYLSKIGMRIDLGALAKGYIADKLKEFLVEQGVQSGIIDLGGNILTIGENPTYQRPWRIGIQNPLLDRGEHVAVIAVSDASVVTSGIYERQLVIDGKTYHHIFDRTSGYPMETEVASITIVAEKSVDCEIWTTRLFGKNPYDIIEEIEQQPGLEAFVITKNQKMMYTSGIQFV, encoded by the coding sequence ATGCAAAAGGAAAGAGGAAATTGCTTGCAAAGTGCTAGTCACAGTCTTCGATTAATGGGGGCCTCTATTACATTAACGATATTCCATGAGGATGCGCAAAGTTTATTGTTACAGAGTGAACAACTGTTGCATCTTTATAAAAATCGTTTCAGTGCGAATGATGCTGATTCAGAACTAATGGCGATTAATTTACAAGCCGGAAAGAAGTCAGTTCGAGTTCATCCGGAATTGTTTGAATTAATTGCGTTAGGAAAGAAACATAGTATTGCTACGAATAGTTATCTTAATATTGCGATTGGACCTTTAGTTCAAACATGGAGAATTGGTTTTTCGGATGCTAAACTCCCTTCAAAAGAAGAGATTCAAACTTTATTACCAATAACGAATCCAGAGGAAATTGTCTTAGAAGACTCGAAACAGGAAGTTTATTTATCAAAAATTGGAATGCGAATCGATTTAGGAGCTTTAGCGAAAGGATATATTGCTGACAAGTTAAAAGAATTTTTGGTAGAACAAGGTGTTCAATCAGGAATCATTGATTTAGGGGGCAATATTCTTACGATTGGAGAAAATCCAACCTATCAAAGACCATGGAGAATTGGTATCCAAAATCCATTGTTGGATAGAGGAGAACATGTTGCAGTGATAGCTGTATCTGATGCATCTGTTGTAACTTCAGGGATTTATGAACGTCAATTAGTGATAGATGGAAAAACCTATCATCACATATTTGATAGAACCAGCGGGTATCCAATGGAAACAGAGGTAGCAAGTATTACGATTGTGGCTGAAAAATCAGTAGATTGCGAAATATGGACGACGCGTTTATTTGGAAAAAATCCATACGACATTATCGAAGAAATTGAACAACAACCTGGACTGGAAGCATTTGTGATTACAAAAAATCAAAAAATGATGTATACATCTGGAATTCAATTCGTTTAA
- a CDS encoding acyltransferase family protein, whose translation MAQQNTIQESHKNPKYKRVAAIDGFKGMMILAIIGYYYFQNYLPGGFFAVNAFFAIGGYLAFRDNKHLFHKKPVEWQLSSKLARLWLPMLFMIIGTVSFLFIALPEQLKNIRMMSLSSLVFFNNYYQIINQQSYFVQSINPSPFVHLWYVSLYLQLMLIAVGIRKLLNRLNLLRMQESLVLLILSVLSAIFMTVMYVIQKDPSYIYYAISTRIFSFLLGGFLSYLTEGQLSLALPKNKSTALLTQLMGIGSFLIMIWMILSFNGVQDETYLYGMQLFSVISIVFLWSILHENSVLNYFLRFRGFTILGRRTFSYYLWFYPVHMFAPYFQIGEESSIVSVGVQMLWIILLAEITYKVFETKKWMVPFGQTFSLMSIHHFSVKELPPVKKMMGMAFSFTYVILIGLAFVGFFQSSTETNLVAQQLENVIKRNQELIEQTTQEESTTVDPNKEIELKEQIAQEPITFVGDSILLAAADKVQELFPKAMIDGKIGRQLYSSPATLEDLISKGKMSDRVVTLLGTNGTFSQKQLDEYIRILGEDRELYFVTIFAPVKWNNEVNQQLHEAKTRHANVHIIDWYELAKNHAEWFYEDKIHPNNQGGEELAKYLLESITQIKMNE comes from the coding sequence GTGGCTCAACAAAATACGATACAAGAATCTCACAAAAATCCTAAATATAAACGTGTAGCAGCCATTGATGGCTTTAAAGGGATGATGATTCTTGCAATTATAGGATATTATTATTTTCAAAATTATTTACCAGGTGGTTTTTTTGCGGTAAATGCATTTTTTGCGATAGGTGGTTATTTAGCATTTCGTGATAACAAGCATTTATTTCATAAAAAGCCAGTTGAATGGCAGTTGTCTTCAAAGTTAGCTCGATTATGGCTTCCCATGTTGTTTATGATTATTGGGACAGTCTCGTTCTTATTTATTGCATTACCGGAACAATTAAAAAATATTCGGATGATGTCTTTATCGTCGTTAGTATTTTTCAATAATTATTATCAAATTATTAATCAACAATCTTATTTTGTGCAATCAATTAACCCAAGTCCGTTTGTTCATTTATGGTATGTATCTCTTTATTTACAATTAATGTTAATTGCTGTTGGAATTAGAAAGTTACTCAATCGATTAAACTTATTACGAATGCAAGAAAGTTTAGTGCTATTGATTCTAAGTGTCCTTTCAGCAATTTTCATGACTGTCATGTATGTGATACAAAAGGATCCTTCGTATATCTATTATGCAATTTCAACAAGAATTTTCTCGTTTTTATTAGGGGGATTCTTAAGTTATCTTACTGAAGGGCAATTATCGTTAGCATTGCCAAAAAATAAATCTACAGCATTACTGACTCAGTTAATGGGTATTGGTAGTTTTCTAATAATGATTTGGATGATATTAAGCTTTAATGGTGTGCAAGATGAAACATATTTATATGGAATGCAATTATTCTCTGTAATTTCTATTGTATTTTTATGGAGTATATTACATGAAAATTCTGTGTTAAATTACTTCTTACGTTTTAGAGGATTTACAATTTTGGGAAGAAGAACTTTTTCTTATTATTTATGGTTTTATCCAGTGCATATGTTTGCACCGTATTTCCAAATTGGAGAAGAGTCTAGCATTGTATCTGTAGGTGTTCAAATGCTTTGGATTATTTTATTAGCAGAAATTACTTATAAAGTGTTTGAAACGAAAAAATGGATGGTTCCTTTTGGACAAACCTTTAGTTTGATGAGCATTCATCATTTTTCTGTAAAGGAATTACCGCCGGTTAAGAAAATGATGGGGATGGCCTTTTCATTTACTTATGTTATTTTAATAGGGTTAGCATTTGTTGGATTTTTCCAATCTTCAACGGAAACGAATTTAGTAGCGCAACAGTTAGAGAACGTCATTAAACGGAATCAAGAACTCATTGAACAAACAACACAGGAAGAAAGTACAACAGTAGATCCGAATAAAGAAATCGAATTAAAAGAACAAATTGCTCAAGAACCGATTACTTTTGTAGGAGATTCGATTTTATTAGCAGCAGCAGATAAAGTTCAAGAGTTATTCCCTAAAGCGATGATTGACGGGAAAATAGGCAGACAATTATATTCTAGTCCGGCAACTTTAGAAGATTTAATTTCAAAAGGAAAAATGTCTGACAGAGTAGTAACGTTATTGGGAACAAATGGTACATTTTCTCAAAAACAATTAGATGAATATATTCGTATTCTTGGAGAAGATAGAGAGTTATACTTTGTGACAATTTTTGCTCCAGTGAAATGGAATAATGAAGTGAATCAGCAATTGCATGAAGCGAAAACTCGTCACGCAAATGTACACATCATTGATTGGTATGAATTAGCGAAAAATCATGCAGAATGGTTTTATGAAGATAAGATACATCCGAATAATCAAGGTGGTGAAGAGTTAGCAAAATATTTACTAGAGTCTATTACTCAGATTAAGATGAATGAATAA
- a CDS encoding zinc ribbon domain-containing protein YjdM, whose product MALPNCPKCSSEYTYEDGVLLVCPECAHEWEPGQEVEEDGVVAIDANGNRLENGDTVTVIKDLKVKGASKDIKQGTRVKNIRIVEGNHNIDCKIDGFGAMKLKSEFVKKSNEFK is encoded by the coding sequence ATGGCATTACCAAATTGTCCAAAATGTAGTTCAGAATACACATATGAAGATGGTGTATTATTAGTTTGTCCAGAATGTGCTCATGAATGGGAACCAGGACAAGAAGTTGAAGAAGATGGAGTAGTTGCCATTGATGCGAATGGGAATCGTTTAGAAAATGGAGATACTGTAACAGTCATTAAAGACTTAAAAGTTAAAGGTGCTTCAAAAGATATTAAACAAGGAACTCGTGTGAAAAATATCCGTATCGTAGAAGGCAATCATAATATTGATTGTAAAATTGATGGTTTTGGTGCGATGAAATTAAAATCAGAATTCGTTAAAAAATCTAACGAGTTTAAGTGA
- a CDS encoding peptidase U32 family protein, which produces MGRKILKKPEVLAPAGTLEKLKTAILYGADAVFLGGEAYGLRSRAGNFDFEEMKEAVEFAHSHNAKIYIAANMVTHEGDEKGAGEFFRTVRDLGIDAAIVSDMALMDICASEAPGLPIHLSTQASAANWETLNFWKDEGLERVVLAREVSMAEIQEMQEKVDVEIEAFIHGAMCISYSGRCVLSNHMVRRDANRGGCAQSCRWKYGLFDMPFVNEKNMVGAGEEGIEEKFSMSAVDLSMIHNLPDLIEAGVDSLKIEGRMKSIHYVSTVANVYRAAVDSYCDDPDNYVCKQEWIDELWKAAQRELATGFYYQIPTEEEQLFGARRQIPQYAFVGQVLAYDPETQIATIQQRNNFKVGDHIEFYGPGMRHHEEVLTTLWDENGEEIEAAPHAMMICKMKVTEPVKPLDMIRKRR; this is translated from the coding sequence ATGGGAAGAAAAATTTTGAAAAAACCAGAAGTTCTTGCTCCGGCAGGAACGCTTGAAAAATTAAAAACAGCGATTTTATATGGTGCAGATGCAGTATTCTTAGGAGGAGAAGCTTACGGACTAAGAAGTCGTGCAGGAAACTTTGATTTTGAAGAAATGAAAGAGGCCGTTGAATTTGCGCATAGCCATAATGCTAAAATATATATTGCAGCGAACATGGTTACTCACGAAGGAGACGAAAAAGGTGCGGGAGAATTTTTTCGTACCGTTCGTGATCTTGGAATTGATGCTGCGATTGTCAGCGATATGGCATTAATGGATATTTGTGCTTCAGAGGCTCCAGGATTACCAATTCACCTTTCAACACAAGCTTCTGCAGCAAACTGGGAAACATTAAACTTCTGGAAAGATGAAGGCTTAGAGCGTGTCGTATTAGCACGTGAAGTTTCTATGGCAGAAATTCAAGAGATGCAAGAAAAAGTGGATGTTGAAATTGAAGCATTTATTCATGGTGCGATGTGTATTTCCTATTCAGGTCGTTGTGTATTATCAAATCACATGGTACGTCGTGATGCGAACCGTGGAGGCTGTGCACAATCTTGCCGTTGGAAATACGGTTTATTCGATATGCCATTTGTGAATGAGAAAAATATGGTTGGTGCTGGTGAAGAAGGTATCGAAGAGAAATTCTCTATGAGTGCGGTTGACTTATCCATGATTCATAATTTACCTGATTTAATTGAAGCAGGAGTAGATAGCTTGAAAATTGAAGGACGTATGAAGTCTATTCACTATGTTTCAACAGTAGCGAATGTATACCGTGCTGCAGTAGATAGTTATTGTGACGATCCAGATAATTATGTATGTAAACAAGAATGGATTGATGAATTATGGAAAGCAGCTCAACGTGAGTTAGCAACTGGATTCTATTATCAAATCCCTACAGAAGAAGAGCAATTATTTGGTGCCCGTCGTCAAATTCCACAATATGCCTTCGTAGGTCAAGTGTTAGCGTATGATCCAGAAACTCAAATTGCAACGATTCAACAAAGAAATAACTTTAAAGTTGGAGATCATATTGAGTTTTATGGTCCTGGAATGCGTCATCATGAAGAAGTGTTAACAACTCTATGGGATGAAAATGGTGAAGAAATCGAAGCGGCTCCTCATGCGATGATGATTTGCAAGATGAAAGTAACTGAACCAGTGAAACCATTAGACATGATAAGAAAAAGAAGGTAA
- a CDS encoding peptidase U32 family protein: MIELIATVESIQQAQALLEAGVDVLCFGEDLFGLRLPMSFSRDEQKELTELAHRYGKKVNVAVNAIFHNKGIAKVPEYLQFLKSINVDMITVGDPGVVQIMKNPEYSIPYYYDAAVLVTSSRQVNFWAKRGAIGAVIAREIPRAEMEILASRVEVPIEVLVYGATCIHHSKRPLLQNYFNYIEKDESVEKKRGLFVSEPADEDSHYSIYQDINGTHIFANNDVSLAPYLLELSQMGVPQWKFDGVLTPGENFVKVVQLFDNARKEIEAGTWTVEKSASLELQIRELHPEQRGLDAGFYILNPEDVK, from the coding sequence ATGATAGAGCTGATTGCAACAGTTGAATCAATCCAACAAGCACAAGCGCTACTTGAAGCAGGAGTAGATGTATTGTGCTTTGGTGAAGACTTATTTGGTTTAAGATTACCAATGTCGTTTTCACGTGATGAACAAAAAGAATTAACAGAATTGGCACATCGCTATGGCAAAAAAGTAAATGTAGCGGTTAATGCGATTTTTCATAATAAAGGAATTGCGAAAGTTCCGGAATATTTACAATTTTTAAAATCAATCAATGTAGATATGATTACAGTAGGAGACCCTGGTGTTGTTCAAATTATGAAGAACCCCGAATACTCAATTCCATATTATTACGACGCTGCAGTGTTAGTCACAAGTAGTCGTCAAGTTAATTTCTGGGCTAAACGTGGAGCGATAGGTGCAGTAATTGCTAGAGAAATTCCAAGAGCTGAAATGGAGATTTTAGCAAGCCGAGTTGAAGTTCCTATTGAAGTGTTAGTTTATGGTGCGACATGTATCCATCATTCTAAACGTCCATTATTACAGAATTATTTTAACTATATTGAGAAAGATGAAAGTGTTGAGAAAAAACGTGGGTTATTTGTGAGTGAACCTGCAGATGAAGATTCTCATTATTCTATTTATCAAGATATTAACGGCACACATATCTTTGCCAATAATGATGTTTCTCTTGCACCTTATTTATTAGAATTAAGTCAAATGGGTGTTCCTCAATGGAAATTTGATGGAGTTTTAACTCCTGGAGAAAACTTTGTTAAAGTGGTTCAATTATTTGATAATGCGCGTAAAGAAATTGAAGCAGGTACTTGGACAGTTGAAAAGAGTGCTAGCTTAGAATTACAAATAAGAGAACTTCATCCAGAACAACGTGGTTTAGATGCAGGTTTTTATATTTTAAATCCAGAAGATGTAAAATAG
- the tuf gene encoding elongation factor Tu: MAKEKFDRSKPHVNIGTIGHVDHGKTTLTAAITTVLAKKGFAQAQDYGAIDKAPEERERGITINTAHVEYETDTRHYAHVDCPGHADYVKNMITGAAQMDGAILVVSAADGPMPQTREHILLSRQVGVPYIVVFLNKVDMVDDEELLELVEMEVRDLLSEYDFPGDDTPVVSGSALRALEGDAAYEEKILELMAAVDEYIPTPKRDTDKPFMMPVEDVFSITGRGTVATGRVERGQVRVGDEVEIVGISEETSKTTVTGVEMFRKLLDYAEAGDNIGTLLRGVTRDNIERGQVLSKPGTITPHTKFKAEVYVLTKEEGGRHTPFFSNYRPQFYFRTTDITGVCVLPEGTEMVMPGDNVTMEVELIHPVAIEEGTKFSIREGGRTVGAGIVASIEK; encoded by the coding sequence ATGGCAAAAGAAAAATTTGACCGCTCAAAACCACACGTTAACATTGGTACAATCGGCCACGTTGACCACGGTAAAACAACTTTAACTGCAGCTATCACAACTGTTTTAGCTAAGAAAGGTTTCGCACAAGCTCAAGATTACGGTGCAATCGATAAAGCTCCAGAAGAACGCGAACGTGGTATCACTATCAACACTGCTCACGTTGAGTATGAAACTGACACTCGTCACTATGCTCACGTTGACTGCCCAGGACACGCGGACTACGTTAAAAACATGATCACTGGTGCTGCTCAAATGGACGGTGCTATCTTAGTAGTATCTGCAGCTGATGGTCCAATGCCTCAAACACGTGAACACATCTTATTATCACGTCAAGTAGGTGTACCTTACATCGTTGTATTTTTAAACAAAGTTGACATGGTTGACGATGAAGAATTATTAGAATTAGTAGAAATGGAAGTTCGTGACTTATTATCAGAATACGATTTCCCAGGAGACGACACTCCAGTTGTTTCTGGTTCTGCTTTACGCGCTTTAGAAGGCGATGCAGCTTACGAAGAAAAAATCTTAGAATTAATGGCTGCTGTTGACGAATATATCCCAACTCCAAAACGTGACACTGACAAACCATTCATGATGCCAGTCGAAGACGTATTCTCAATCACTGGTCGTGGTACTGTTGCTACAGGACGTGTTGAACGTGGACAAGTTCGTGTTGGTGACGAAGTAGAAATCGTTGGTATTTCTGAAGAAACTTCTAAAACAACTGTTACAGGTGTTGAAATGTTCCGTAAATTGTTAGACTACGCTGAAGCTGGGGATAACATTGGTACATTATTACGTGGTGTGACACGTGACAACATCGAACGTGGACAAGTTCTTTCTAAACCAGGAACAATCACTCCACATACAAAATTCAAAGCTGAGGTTTACGTATTAACTAAAGAAGAAGGCGGACGTCACACTCCATTCTTCTCTAACTACCGTCCTCAATTCTACTTCCGTACAACAGACATCACTGGTGTTTGTGTATTACCAGAAGGTACTGAAATGGTAATGCCTGGTGACAACGTAACTATGGAAGTTGAATTAATCCACCCAGTTGCGATCGAAGAAGGTACTAAGTTCTCTATCCGTGAAGGTGGACGTACTGTTGGTGCTGGTATCGTAGCTAGCATTGAAAAATAA
- the fusA gene encoding elongation factor G, whose translation MAKREFTLENTRNIGIMAHIDAGKTTTTERVLYYTGKIHKIGETHEGASQMDWMEQEQERGITITSAATTAQWKGHRINIIDTPGHVDFTVEVERSLRVLDGAVAVLDAQSGVEPQTETVWRQATTYGVPRIVFANKMDKIGADFLYSVRTIHERLQANAHPIQLPIGAEDEFSGIIDLIKMKAEIYTNDLGTDIQETDIPEDLQDLAEEWREKLVEAVAETDEELMERYLEGDEISEEELKAAIRKATCAAEFYPVLCGSAFKNKGVQLMLDAVVDYLPSPLDVPSIKGVDPNTDAEVERHSSDEEPFSALAFKVMTDPFVGRLTFFRVYSGTLQSGSYVKNSTKGKRERVGRILQMHANSRQEIPEVFSGDIAAAVGLKDTTTGDTLCDEKAEVILESMEFPDPVIEVAIEPKSKADQDKMGIALQKLAEEDPTFRAYTNQETGETVIAGMGELHLDIIVDRMRREFKVEANVGAPQVSYRETFRASTQAEGKFVRQSGGKGQYGHVWIEFAPNEEGAGFEFENAIVGGVVPREYIPAVEAGLKDAMENGVLAGYPLVDIKAKLYDGSYHDVDSSETAFKVAASMALKAAAKKAQPSILEPMMAVEITVPEEYFGDVMGHVNARRGRVEGSEVRGNAQIVKGMIPLSEMFGYATTLRSATQGRGTFSMTFDHYEDVPKSIAEEIIKKNGGNGE comes from the coding sequence ATGGCAAAGAGAGAATTTACTCTTGAAAACACGCGTAATATCGGTATCATGGCTCACATTGACGCAGGTAAAACTACAACAACTGAGCGTGTACTTTATTACACTGGTAAAATCCATAAAATTGGTGAAACTCACGAAGGTGCTTCACAAATGGACTGGATGGAACAAGAACAAGAACGTGGTATCACTATCACATCTGCTGCTACAACAGCACAATGGAAAGGTCACCGTATTAACATCATCGACACACCAGGGCACGTGGACTTCACAGTTGAAGTAGAACGTTCTCTACGTGTATTAGATGGAGCTGTTGCGGTACTTGATGCACAGTCTGGGGTTGAACCTCAAACAGAAACTGTATGGCGTCAAGCTACAACATATGGTGTTCCTCGTATCGTATTTGCTAACAAAATGGATAAAATTGGTGCGGACTTCTTATATTCTGTACGTACAATTCATGAACGTTTACAAGCAAATGCTCACCCAATTCAATTACCAATCGGTGCTGAAGATGAATTTTCAGGTATCATCGATTTAATTAAAATGAAAGCTGAAATCTATACAAATGACTTAGGTACAGATATCCAAGAAACAGATATTCCTGAAGATTTACAAGATTTAGCAGAAGAATGGCGTGAAAAATTAGTGGAAGCAGTAGCTGAAACTGATGAAGAATTAATGGAACGCTACTTAGAAGGCGATGAAATTTCTGAAGAAGAATTAAAAGCAGCTATCCGTAAAGCTACATGTGCTGCTGAATTCTATCCAGTATTATGTGGATCAGCTTTCAAAAACAAAGGGGTACAATTAATGTTAGATGCGGTAGTTGACTACTTACCATCACCATTAGACGTACCATCTATTAAAGGGGTAGACCCTAACACTGATGCAGAAGTAGAACGTCACTCTTCAGATGAAGAACCATTCTCAGCATTAGCATTTAAAGTTATGACTGACCCATTCGTAGGTCGTTTAACATTCTTCCGTGTGTACTCTGGTACTTTACAATCAGGTTCATACGTTAAAAACTCAACTAAAGGTAAACGTGAACGTGTAGGACGTATCTTACAAATGCACGCTAACTCACGTCAAGAAATTCCAGAAGTATTCTCAGGAGATATCGCTGCAGCGGTAGGTCTTAAAGATACAACTACTGGGGACACATTATGTGATGAAAAAGCAGAAGTTATCTTAGAGTCTATGGAATTCCCTGATCCAGTTATCGAAGTAGCGATTGAACCAAAATCAAAAGCTGACCAAGATAAAATGGGTATTGCTTTACAAAAACTTGCTGAAGAAGACCCAACATTCCGTGCTTACACTAACCAAGAAACTGGTGAAACAGTTATCGCTGGTATGGGTGAGTTACACTTAGACATTATCGTAGACCGTATGCGTCGTGAATTCAAAGTTGAAGCTAACGTAGGTGCTCCTCAAGTATCTTACCGTGAAACATTCCGTGCTTCTACTCAAGCAGAAGGTAAATTCGTTCGTCAATCAGGTGGTAAAGGTCAATACGGTCACGTATGGATTGAATTTGCTCCTAACGAAGAAGGTGCTGGATTCGAATTCGAAAATGCTATCGTCGGTGGGGTAGTTCCTCGTGAATACATCCCAGCTGTTGAAGCAGGATTGAAAGACGCTATGGAAAACGGGGTATTAGCTGGTTATCCATTAGTTGACATCAAAGCTAAATTATATGATGGAAGCTACCATGATGTCGATTCATCAGAAACTGCCTTCAAAGTTGCTGCTTCAATGGCATTGAAAGCTGCTGCTAAGAAAGCACAACCATCTATCTTAGAACCAATGATGGCTGTAGAAATTACAGTTCCAGAAGAATACTTTGGAGATGTAATGGGTCACGTTAACGCTCGTCGTGGACGCGTTGAAGGTTCTGAAGTTCGTGGTAACGCACAAATCGTTAAAGGTATGATTCCTTTATCAGAAATGTTCGGTTACGCAACTACATTACGTTCTGCAACACAAGGTCGTGGTACATTCTCAATGACATTCGACCACTACGAAGATGTTCCTAAGAGCATTGCAGAAGAAATCATTAAGAAAAATGGCGGAAATGGCGAATAA